The sequence GAGGGTCAATCGCCTCTCGACGGTGCTGTTCACAATATTCGCGGTCGCAACAGGCCGCTTAACGAGGGGTGTTTGATTTGTGCGGGTATTCTTCTTCAGGCCGGCTGCGAACAATCGCTTGAGTCCGCTGTCGCGCTTGGGGATTTTGGTTTTGTTCGCGAGTATGCAGAACGACACCCCGAACGCTTTCAATCCGATGATAGCGAGCGAGACGGCCTTTTGCAAATCGCTGTGCAAAATGACAATATCGATATGGTGCGTTTGCTGCTGGATCTGGGTCTCGATCCCGATGACAGATATCAACTCCACCACTATGAGACCAAACCGTATTCATGGGGCCAACCGCTGGCTCATGCGGCGGGTCACTCGCAGTATGAGATTGCCGAACTCCTGCTCGCGCGCGGCGCAGATCCCAATGCCAGTATTTACGCGAGTGGCAATCCCATAGCGGCTGCGTACAATAATCGCGACGATAAGATGAAGGGGTTATTGTTTAGATACGGTGGGGTTTTGGATCATATTACTGCTGGGCTTGAAGGCGAGACGTCTGCCGCTGCGGTTGCGCTTCACAATGATTCTTCTCTTGCGGAGAGGCTTTTGTGGGCTGCGGGCTGTGGGGGCGATCCCAATATTGTGGGGATGTGTTTGCGTCAACTCGAGTGGGATGCCGATGACGGTCGCTGGTTTGGCTTGCTGGAGCAACCAATTCGCCTGTGGCGCACGCACCCTCATCGCAAGTTCCGGGATTTTGATCGCAGGGTCTATCCCGAGATTTTTCGCATGATTCTCGATCACGGCGTCAGCCCCAATCTGGTCGGGCGTTTCGGGTATCGCCTTGCGCATCACATGGCGGCGTGCGGTGTTGTGTGGGGAGAGGTGATTATGACCGAAGCTGAGCGTGTCGCCTTTGCGACAATTCTGCTCGACTATGGTGCAGATCTCGATGTGCTGGATGAGCTTTTGCAGTCTTCACCGCTTGGTTGGGCTGTGCGATGGGGTAAATACGATCTCGCGCGTCTCTATCTCGAGCGCGGTGCCGATCCCACACTGGCGGGTGCTGATTGGGCAACACCTCTCGCCTGGGCAGAGAAAAAAGGGTATGGAGATATTGCCGATCTCATCAAACGGTATCTTTGAAAATGAATATCGTCGAAAACGCCATCGGAAATGCTTTGCGGTGGCGTTTTCTTTTTGTACCATGCAGATCAGAGGATTAATTTAGCCATCCATGAGACAAAAAGGAGATAGAGCATGGTTCGCACATTGATTGGCAGTCGGTATTCAGAGGATGTTGAGGCGTTGTTAGAAGGTGCGCCTTCTGAGGTTGAGGTGATTTTTTTGCCGGAGGGGGAAAAGCAGGCTGATTATCTACCGGGTATGGAAGTGCTTTTTGGACGGCTTTCCGAATCCGATTTTGATTATGCAGATGCGTTGAAATGGGTTCAGCAGCCCCATGCGGGTGCCGAAGGGCATTTGTATGAAAAATTTAAGAATAGCGATATTGTGTTGACCAATGCGGGGGGATTGTTCGGTCCCCAGATTGCAGAGCATGGGTTTGCACTTTTGCTGGCGTTGACGCGGCAGATTCACACGCAGTTGGCGTTTATGAAGCGCAAGCACTGGGAGCGCGTGCCGTGTTTGGAACTGGCGGGTATGACGATGGGTATTATTGGTTTGGGGGGTATTGGACGGGCGATTGCAGACCGCGCAAAGGCGTTTGAGTTTCGGGTTATTGCTGTCGATCCAGAGGATATGGATTGTCCCGATTCTGTGGATCGGCTGGAAAAGATGGATTATTTACCCGAACTTATGTCGCAGTCCAATGTGGTTATGGTGTGTTGTCCCAGTACGGCTGAAACGCATAAGATGCTGTCTGGTGACATGTTTGGCCGGTTGATGGAGGGGAGTTTGCTCGTCAATGTGAGTCGGGGAAAGGTGGTGGATGAGGAGGCTATGATTGCGGCGTTGCGGTCGGGTAAACTGGCGGGTATTGGGCTGGATGTGACTTATACGGAACCCTGTCCGGAAGATAGTCCGCTGTGGACCGAACCCAATGTGATTTTGACATCGCATAGCGCGGGGTCTTCGCAACATATTCGGAGGCGTGCTATGGTGCGGTTTGTGGATAATCTGCACAGGTATGTACGGGGTGAGGCGCTGCAGAATGTGGTGGATAAGGTGAAGGGGTATTAGGGGCTGGCAATACTACTTACTCCCCCAAAAACGATGCTTTCCAGAGGTTTGCAAAGTGGCGTTTTACCCATTTTAATGGTTTTTGAGCGAGTGCGTTAAACCCACCCCACGTCCACCGCGTGGGGTGGGTTTTTTTTGTTATTTGCTGGAATAGTTCTCGGCGGTCTGCGTCCAACCAGTTGAGTGTGTCAGACAGATAGATCAATTCGCGCTCGTATTCCAGGGATACCATTGCCTTCATGTGTGCATCGACTTTGTCGGTTTCTTGTAATCTGGTTTTTGGGCATACGGTGTATCGCTCTGTAGATAAGAAGGAAGATATCCACTGCCAGGGTACCTGGTCGCGTGCGGATTCAGCCGTGGCGTTGACCTGTGATACCTGGTTCAAAATACCATAGGTGCGACAGGTCAGGGGACGCGCCGGATGGATTGAGCAGCCGCCTTCATGTGTCAAGAACGGACAGCGGCGCGGGCGTTCTTCGACTGTGTTTAGCAATTCACGCTGTTTTTGGGGGTCAAAGTGCGAGCGTACATAATCTATGATGTTGATGTATTCGACGGCGTAGAGCGGATACATGGTTGCAAAATCATCGTCGTATTCGGCATCTGTCAGTTCGCAACAGCTTCCCGGTGCATCGCAACCTGTGCACGATACAGCGGGGACCTGTGCGTACACTGCGTTTAGGCGAGCGCGGGTTTCTTCGGGTAAAATTGGCGATGCGATTTGTAGTAGAGAATCACTCACTTTTTGCGCCTTTAAGAGATGTCGATATTGTAAAATGCGTTTCGCCCGGGATAGATAGCGGTGTCGCCCAATTCTTCTTCGATGCGCAGCAATTGGTTGTATTTTGCAATGCGGTCCGAACGCGATGCCGATCCCGTTTTGATCTGTCCGGCATTGGTTCCCACGGCAATATCGGCAATGGTCGTGTCTTCGGTTTCTCCCGAGCGATGCGAGATGACGGCTGTATATCCCGCGCGTTTGGCCGTTTCTATGGCTTCCAGTGTCTCGGTCAGGGTTCCGATTTGGTTGACTTTGATGAGTATGGAATTGCCCACCTTTTCTGAAATTCCGCGTTTTAAGCGCGCTGTGTTGGTGACAAATAGATCATCGCCAACCAGTTGAACGCGGTCGCCCAATTCGGCTGTTAGTGTGGCCCATCCAGTCCAATCGTCTTCGTCCAAACCGTCTTCGATGGAGATAATGGGGTACCGGCTCGTCCAGTCTTTCCAAAAGGCGGTCATTTCTGTTGAGGATCGTTTGGATCCGTCCGACTTTTTGAATACGTAGTGCTCGCCGTCGTAAAATTCACTCGATGCGGGGTCCAGTGCCAGCAAGATATCGTCGCCCAGCACATAGCCGGCATTTTTAATTGCCTCGGCAATGACTTCGAGAGCTTCGTCATTGGAACCCAAACTCGGCGCAAATCCTCCTTCGTCTCCTACGCCCGTGCTATAACCCGCTTTTTTGAGTACGTCGCGCAATGCGTGAAAAATTTCAGCACCTGCGCGCAAGCCCTCGGCAAAATTTTCAGCACCTGCGGGCATGACCATAAATTCTTGCAGGTCAACACTGCTGTCGGCATGCGCACCACCGTTCAAAATATTCATCATTGGTACGGGCAATTGACACGCCGAAGCTCCGCCGATATAGCGATAGAGGGGCGTGCCATAAGCTGCAGCAGCG comes from Gemmatimonadota bacterium and encodes:
- a CDS encoding ankyrin repeat domain-containing protein, giving the protein MDINGTYQVADLCEAASEGDVAKIRQILDVQPDLVNVHMAENNEHLAIHYAVMNQHTDAVRVLMEAGADHTSGIYPHRDATDALTIADERGLDDIVQILREEDEKRKLAACKNITITEENDALFEAVREGRMMETVEILYKNPDLIDACHRNGGSVVHTAASLGNYQLVQYLLKRGADITHLTPEGQSPLDGAVHNIRGRNRPLNEGCLICAGILLQAGCEQSLESAVALGDFGFVREYAERHPERFQSDDSERDGLLQIAVQNDNIDMVRLLLDLGLDPDDRYQLHHYETKPYSWGQPLAHAAGHSQYEIAELLLARGADPNASIYASGNPIAAAYNNRDDKMKGLLFRYGGVLDHITAGLEGETSAAAVALHNDSSLAERLLWAAGCGGDPNIVGMCLRQLEWDADDGRWFGLLEQPIRLWRTHPHRKFRDFDRRVYPEIFRMILDHGVSPNLVGRFGYRLAHHMAACGVVWGEVIMTEAERVAFATILLDYGADLDVLDELLQSSPLGWAVRWGKYDLARLYLERGADPTLAGADWATPLAWAEKKGYGDIADLIKRYL
- a CDS encoding D-2-hydroxyacid dehydrogenase; this encodes MVRTLIGSRYSEDVEALLEGAPSEVEVIFLPEGEKQADYLPGMEVLFGRLSESDFDYADALKWVQQPHAGAEGHLYEKFKNSDIVLTNAGGLFGPQIAEHGFALLLALTRQIHTQLAFMKRKHWERVPCLELAGMTMGIIGLGGIGRAIADRAKAFEFRVIAVDPEDMDCPDSVDRLEKMDYLPELMSQSNVVMVCCPSTAETHKMLSGDMFGRLMEGSLLVNVSRGKVVDEEAMIAALRSGKLAGIGLDVTYTEPCPEDSPLWTEPNVILTSHSAGSSQHIRRRAMVRFVDNLHRYVRGEALQNVVDKVKGY
- a CDS encoding YkgJ family cysteine cluster protein, coding for MSDSLLQIASPILPEETRARLNAVYAQVPAVSCTGCDAPGSCCELTDAEYDDDFATMYPLYAVEYINIIDYVRSHFDPQKQRELLNTVEERPRRCPFLTHEGGCSIHPARPLTCRTYGILNQVSQVNATAESARDQVPWQWISSFLSTERYTVCPKTRLQETDKVDAHMKAMVSLEYERELIYLSDTLNWLDADRRELFQQITKKTHPTRWTWGGFNALAQKPLKWVKRHFANLWKASFLGE
- the eno gene encoding phosphopyruvate hydratase, producing MTKIEAVHAREILDSRGNPTVEADVRLSSGIIGRAAVPSGASTGVHEAVEMRDGQTRYLGKGVKKAVQNVNDKIARAVVGLDPSDQIKIDQVMRDVDGTPNKGAIGANGILGVSLAAAKAAAAAYGTPLYRYIGGASACQLPVPMMNILNGGAHADSSVDLQEFMVMPAGAENFAEGLRAGAEIFHALRDVLKKAGYSTGVGDEGGFAPSLGSNDEALEVIAEAIKNAGYVLGDDILLALDPASSEFYDGEHYVFKKSDGSKRSSTEMTAFWKDWTSRYPIISIEDGLDEDDWTGWATLTAELGDRVQLVGDDLFVTNTARLKRGISEKVGNSILIKVNQIGTLTETLEAIETAKRAGYTAVISHRSGETEDTTIADIAVGTNAGQIKTGSASRSDRIAKYNQLLRIEEELGDTAIYPGRNAFYNIDIS